From the Suncus etruscus isolate mSunEtr1 chromosome 19, mSunEtr1.pri.cur, whole genome shotgun sequence genome, one window contains:
- the PRPF38B gene encoding pre-mRNA-splicing factor 38B, with product MANNSPALTGNAQQQQLQQQQLQQQQLQQQQLQQQQCGGGGVGLKPALSGKQGNVLPLWGNEKTMNLNPMILTNILSSPYFKVQLYELKTYHEVVDEIYFKVTHVEPWEKGSRKTAGQTGMCGGVRGVGTGGIVSTAFCLLYKLFTLKLTRKQVMGLITHTDSPYIRALGFMYIRYTQPPTDLWDWFESFLDDEEDLDVKAGGGCVMTIGEMLRSFLTKLEWFSTLFPRIPVPVQKNIDQQIKTRPRKIKKDGKEGTEEIDRHVERRRSRSPRRSLSPRRSPRRSRSRSHHRESHGSSSFDRELEREKERQRLEREAKEREKERRRSRSIDRGLDRRHSRSRERHRSRSRSRDRKGDRRDRDREREKENERGRRRDRDYDKEREKERERSRERSKERRSRGELEEKKHKEDKDDKRHRDDKKESKKEKKHSRSRSRERKHRSRSRSRNAGKRSRSRSKEKSSKHKNESKEKSNKRSRSGSQGRTDSVEKSRKREHSPSKEKSRKRSKSKDRSHKRDHSDSKDQSDKQDRRRSQSIEPENQEKQHKSKDETV from the exons ATGGCTAACAACAGCCCCGCGCTGACAGGCAACGCGCAGCAGCAGCAACTGCAGCAGCAACAATTGCAACAGCAGCAGTTGCAGCAGCAGCAGTTGCAGCAGCAGCAATGTGGAGGAGGCGGCGTAGGCCTCAAGCCCGCCCTGTCTGGCAAGCAAGGCAACGTGCTCCCCCTCTGGGGCAACGAGAAGACCATGAACCTGAACCCCATGATCCTCACCAACATCCTGTCGTCGCCCTACTTCAAGGTGCAGCTCTACGAGCTCAAGACCTACCACGAGGTGGTGGACGAGATCTACTTTAAG GTCACTCATGTGGAGCCGTGGGAGAAAGGAAGCAGGAAAACTGCTGGCCAGACAGGGATGTGCGGAGGG GTTCGAGGTGTTGGAACAGGAGGCATTGTTTCCACGGCATTTTGCCTATTATACAAATTATTTACTCTGAAGTTAACTCGCAAACAAGTGATGGGTCTTATAACACACACAGATTCTCCGTATATCCGAGCCCTTGGATTTATGTATATAAG GTATACACAGCCCCCCACAGACCTCTGGGATTGGTTTGAATCCTTCCTTGATGATGAAGAG GACCTAGATGTGAAGGCTGGCGGAGGCTGTGTAATGACCATTGGAGAAATGCTGCGATCTTTTCTCACAAAACTCGAGTGGTTTTCTACCTTGTTTCCAAGAATTCCTGTTCCAGTTCAGAAGAATATTGATCAACAGATTAAAACTCggcctagaaaaataaaaaaagatgggaaagAAGGCACAGAGGAAATAGACAGACATGTTGAACGAAGGCGTTCAAG GTCTCCTAGAAGATCTCTGAGTCCACGGAGGTCTCCAAGAAGATCAAGAAGTAGAAGCCATCATCGGGAGAGTCATGGATCTTCTAGTTTTGACAGGgaattggagagagagaaagaacgccAGCGACTAGAGCGGGAAgccaaagaaagggaaaaagaaaggcgaAGATCTCGAAGTATTGATCGGGGGTTGGACCGCAGGCATAGCAGGAGTAGAGAAAGGCATAGAAGTCGGAGTCGGAGCCGTGATAGAAAAGGAGATAGAAGGGACAGGGAccgagaaagagagaaagaaaatgaaagaggtaGACGAAGAGACCGTGACtatgataaagagagagaaaaagagagagagcggTCAAGAGAAAGGTCCAAGGAACGGAGAAGTAGGGGTGAGTTagaggagaagaaacacaaagaagACAAGGACGATAAGCGACATAGAGATGACAAAAAAGAgtccaagaaagagaaaaaacacagtAGAAGTAGAAGCAGAGAACGGAAACATAGAAGTCGGAGTAGAAGTAGAAATGCAGGAAAACGAAGTAGGAGCAGGAGCAAAGAGAAGTCaagtaaacataaaaatgaaagtaaagaaaaatcaaataagcgaAGTAGAAGTGGCAGTCAAGGAAGAACTGACAGTGTTGAAAAATCACGAAAACGGGAACATAGCCCCagcaaagaaaaatctagaaagCGTAGCAAAAGCAAAGACCGTTCCCACAAACGCGATCACAGTGATAGTAAGGACCAGTCTGACAAACAAGATCGTCGACGGAGCCAAAGTATAGAACCAGAGAACcaagaaaaacaacataaaagcaAAGATGAGactgtgtaa